A single window of Neurospora crassa OR74A linkage group VII, whole genome shotgun sequence DNA harbors:
- a CDS encoding purine permease, which translates to MDEDQGPSHIAPHAMPKRTIGDRVTGFTRTLAHTFLTKEGWLGDYDYGFLFRPNLPFMRKINKPAVFFGLNDRMPVLLALILGFQHSLAMLAGIITPPIILAGGGGANFTAEQSQYLVSSALIVSGLLSCIQIARFRILKTPYYIGTGLISVVGISFAIIPVATGTFNQMYANGMCPTAADGTRLPCPDGYGAILGTAAVCALLEVLLSFLPPKYMLRMFPPIVTGPTVMLIGISLIQSGFQNWAGGSGSCAAANPLPEYVVCPNVGAPHALPWGSAEYLGLGFLVFVTIIFCERFGSPIMKSTSVILGLLVGCIVAAACGYFDRSSIDAAPVASFMWVHTFKLTVYGPLVLPLLAVYLVCACEAVGDITATCDVSRLEVEGEIYESRVQGGVLADGINGILAALCTITPMTTFAQNNGVIALTRCANRTAGFCCCFFLVIMGVFSKFAASLVAIPSSVIGGMTTFLFTSVAVSGIAIIARGVPFNRRNRFVLTAGLALGYGATLVPTYFATFFTYKGDSKSLQGFLDAIELIMETGFAVTALFTMFLNLVIPYEFEDIDDQAVEGLPTGVALSKEGAPGGMVPEKGSFSASGVGSDDIRPVEGGSGKTVKEA; encoded by the coding sequence ATGGATGAGGACCAGGGTCCCTCCCACATCGCTCCTCATGCGATGCCAAAGAGGACCATCGGCGACCGAGTGACTGGCTTCACACGAACCCTCGCCCACACCTTTCTCACCAAGGAGGGATGGCTAGGCGACTACGACTATGGCTTTCTCTTCAGGCCCAACTTACCCTTCATGAGAAAAATCAACAAGCCCGCCGTATTCTTCGGCCTCAACGACAGGATGcccgtcctcctcgcccttaTCCTTGGTTTCCAGCATTCCCTCGCCATGTTGGCTGGCATCATCACTCCTCCCATTATTCTtgccggaggaggtggtgccaACTTCACCGCTGAACAATCGCAATACCTCGTTTCGAGCGCCCTCATTGTCTCTGGCCTGCTGTCCTGTATCCAAATAGCCCGATTCCGCATCCTGAAGACGCCCTACTACATTGGAACGGGCCTGATTTCCGTCGTCGGCATCTCCTTCGCCATCATCCCCGTTGCCACCGGTACCTTCAACCAGATGTACGCCAACGGCATGTGTCCCACCGCCGCAGACGGCACTCGCCTGCCCTGCCCCGACGGCTACGGAGCTATCCTCGGCACAGCTGCTGTCTGCGCCTTACTCGAagtcctcctctccttcctgcCGCCCAAGTACATGCTGCGCATGTTCCCGCCCATCGTCACTGGCCCCACCGTCATGCTCATTGGCATCAGCCTCATCCAGTCTGGCTTTCAGAACTGGGCTGGCGGTTCCGGCTCTTGCGCGGCCGCCAACCCCCTTCCCGAGTACGTGGTGTGCCCCAACGTTGGCGCCCCTCACGCTCTTCCCTGGGGCTCGGCCGAGTACTTGGGTCTGggcttcctcgtcttcgtcaccatcatcttctgtGAGCGGTTCGGTTCCCCCATCATGAAATCCACGAGCGTCATTCTCGGTCTGCTTGTCGGCTGCATCGTCGCTGCTGCCTGCGGCTACTTTGACCGCTCCAGCATTGACGCCGCTCCTGTCGCCTCCTTTATGTGGGTACATACCTTCAAGCTCACGGTGTACGGTCCCCTTGTGTTGCCCTTACTAGCCGTCTACCTTGTCTGCGCCTGCGAGGCCGTCGGTGACATTACTGCCACCTGCGATGTGTCCCGTCTGGAGGTTGAGGGTGAGATCTACGAGAGCCGTGTCCAGGGCGGTGTGTTGGCGGACGGCATCAACGGTATCCTCGCCGCTCTGTGCACCATCACGCCCATGACGACTTTTGCTCAAAACAACGGTGTCATTGCCTTGACCCGATGTGCCAACCGAACCGCTggtttctgctgctgcttcttccttgTCATCATGGGCGTCTTCTCCAAATTCGCCGCCTCCCTCGTCGCCATTCCCTCCTCCGTCATCGGTGGAATGaccaccttcctcttcacctccGTCGCCGTCTCAGGtatcgccatcatcgcccGCGGTGTGCCATTCAACCGCCGCAACCGCTTCGTGCTGACCGCCGGTCTGGCTCTCGGCTATGGCGCCACGCTCGTGCCCACCTACTTTgccaccttcttcacctACAAGGGCGACAGCAAGTCGCTCCAGGGCTTCCTCGACGCCATCGAGCTCATCATGGAAACCGGCTTCGCTGTCACCGCGCTGTTCACCATGTTCCTGAACTTGGTGATTCCTTATGAGTTTGAAGATATCGATGACCAGGCCGTCGAGGGCTTGCCCACCGGTGTGGCGCTTTCCAAAGAGGGCGCGCCCGGGGGTATGGTGCCGGAAAAGGGAAGCTTTAGCGCCAGCGGGGTCGGTAGTGATGATATCAGGCCGGTAGAGGGCGGATCGGGAAAAACGGTGAAGGAGGCTTGA
- a CDS encoding mRNA splicing factor — protein MADFNEYPANLSVKDALIVRQVAEPDHAVVPYTGEDLSRPRLGPANPFRDDTDSTSTAVGTKRKNVLTGTAAETYISEHTFRSKHRAIERGGGPAREQLGSTAKKAAAAKLRQQREGKGSATIADGDGAYVGPWARYKKQEYEEVNEEELGSGEEYEIVEEEEGEEEEDVVESGTVVKAPTKNLARRKEVEEQGAETTTFHGTEEFDYLGRTYMHVPQDLDISLTKDVGSVTNFIPKKHMHTWRHHAGKPITALQLFPKSSHLGLSGSTDSTIKIFDVYRNRELLRTYAGHSKAITDLSFNRDGTKFLSGSFDRWIKLWDTETGQCVNRFNTGKTPHVIKFNPSVDQGHEFLAGLSDNRIVQYDSRAGADPVQEYDHHLGAINTLEFVDENRRFMSTSDDRSLRVWEYGIPVEIKTISEPDMFALTKSTQHPSGKYVLYQCSDNSIVAYSSASDKFRQNRKKSWRGHNTAGSGIGLVCSPDGQFVASGDTGGYVCFWDWKTCKMYHKIHADTSGGAINCVAWSEQETSKVFTAGAKGEIRMWD, from the exons ATGGCCGACTTCAATGAATACCCAGCAAACCTGTCAGTCAAAGACGCCCTCATCGTCCGCCAAGTCGCCGAACCAGACCATGCCGTTGTCCCCTACACCGGCGAGGATCTAAGCCGACCGCGACTCGGGCCCGCCAACCCCTTCCGTGACGATACCGACTCGACTTCCACTGCGGTCGGCACCAAGAGGAAGAACGTCCTGACCGGTACTGCGGCCGAGACTTACATCAGCGAACACACTTTTCGCTCCAAGCACCGCGCCATCGAGCGCGGCGGTGGTCCCGCGCGCGAACAATTGGGGAGTACTGCCAAGAAGGCGGCGGCTGCAAAGCTGAGGCAACAGAgagaggggaaaggaagCGCGACGATTGCGGATGGCGATGGGGCCTACGTCGGGCCATGGGCGCGGTACAAGAAGCAGGAATATGAGGAGGTGAATGAAGAGGAGCTGGGGAGTGGTGAGGAATATGAGAttgtcgaagaagaagaaggggaggaagaggaagacgtgGTAGAGAGCGGGACGGTCGTCAAGGCGCCGACGAAGAACCTGGCGCGCAGGAAAGAGGTGGAAGAGCAGGGCGCGGAGACGACGACGTTCCATGGCACCGAGGAATTCGATTACCTTGGCCGGACATACATGCACGTCCCGCAGGATCTGGATATCAGTCTCACCAAGGACGTCGGGAGCGTCACGAACTTCATCCCCAAGAAGCACATGCATACATGGAGGCACCATGCCGGCAAGCCGATCACGGCGTTGCAGTTGTTTCCCAAGTCAAGTCACTTGGGTCTGTCGGGCAGCACGGACAGCACCATCAAGATCTTCGATGTCTATCGCAATCGCGAGCTGTTGCGGACGTATGCGGGCCATTCGAAGGCTATCACCGACTTGTCGTTTAACAGAGACGGCACCAAGTTCCTATCGGGCTCGTTCGACAGATGGATCAAGTTGTGGGACACAGAGACGGGACAATGTGTCAACAGGTTCAACACGGGCAAGACACCGCATGTCATCAAGTTCAACCCGTCGGTGGATCAGGGTCACGAGTTCTTGGCGGGCTTGTCGGATAACAGGATTGTGCAATACGACAGTCGTGCGGGAGCGGATCCAGTGCAGGAGTACGATCACCACTTGGGCGCCATCAACACCCTCGAATTCGTGGACGAGAACAGGCGGTTCATGTCGACGTCAGATGACCGCTCGTTGAGAGTATGGGAGTATGGAATTCCAGTCGAGATCAAGACTATCAG TGAACCCGACATGTTCGCCCTCACCAAATCCACCCAGCACCCCTCGGGCAAATACGTCCTCTACCAATGCTCCGACAACTCCATCGTCGCCTACTCATCGGCCTCGGACAAGTTCCGCCAAAACCGCAAGAAGTCCTGGCGCGGCCACAACACCGCCGGCTCCGGCATCGGGCTGGTCTGCAGTCCCGACGGGCAGTTTGTCGCTTCGGGCGATACCGGAGGATACGTCTGCTTCTGGGACTGGAAGACGTGCAAGATGTACCACAAGATCCACGCGGACACGAGCGGGGGGGCGATCAACTGTGTGGCTTGGTCGGAGCAGGAGACGAGTAAGGTGTTTACGGCGGGGGCGAAGGGTGAGATTAGGATGTGGGATTAG
- a CDS encoding endosomal cargo receptor, variant gives MSGEAWLYLFAVLINAVNLFLQVFFTIMYSDLECDYINPIDLCNRLNTYIIPEVAVHGFLTFLFLINGYWLPLVLNLPLLAWNVKKIVDNAHLLDATEIFRKLNVHKKESFTKLGFHLILFFFYLYSMIVALIRDEAH, from the exons ATGTCGGGCGAGGCGTGGCTATACCTGTTTGCGGTGCTTATAAACGCCGTCAACCTCTTCCTTCAAGTCTTCTTCACCATCATGTACAGCGATCTGGAATG CGATTACATTAACCCTATTGACCTCTGCAACCGCCTCAACACTTACATCATCCCCGAAGTCGCTGTCCACGGTTTCCtgaccttcctcttccttatcaACGGCTACTGGCTGCCTCTCGTGCTCAACCTGCCTCTTCTCGCCTGGAACGTCAAGAA GATCGTTGACAACGCCCACCTTCTGGACGCCACTGAGATCTTCCGCAAGCTTAATGTCCACAAGAAG GAATCTTTCACTAAGCTCGGCTTCCATCTCATTCtgttcttcttttacttGTACAGCATGATTGTGGCCCTCATTCGGGACGAGGCTCATTAG
- a CDS encoding methionine aminopeptidase 1 produces MTEQPPAKKKCLGADCENDAGSLQCPKCLSLGIKGSFFCSQDCFKKNWNTHKELHKLASPETYNPFPTFSYTGPLRPVYPLSPKRVVPKSIPHPDYAESGIPGGGRTRSNKIEQLDEKGREGMRKVCRLAREVLDIAAAAIRPGITTDDLDKIVHEACIERNSYPSPLNYNFFPKSVCTSLNEVICHGIPDKRVLLDGDILNLDVTLYHEGYHGDLNETYYVGDKAKADADSVRVVETARECLEEAIKLVKPGTLFRDFGNVIEAHAKSRGCSVIRTYVGHGINKTFHCPPNIPHYAKNRAVGECKPGMTFTIEPMIALGKYRDVTWPDNWTSTTIDGKRTAQFEHTLLVTETGVEILTARTADSPGGPVPMPTAAA; encoded by the exons atgaccGAACAACCCCccgcgaagaagaagtgccTCGGCGCTGATTGCGAAAACGATGCCGGTTCCCTCCAATGCCCCAAGTGCTTGAGCCTGGGTATCAAGGGtagcttcttctgctcccaGGACTGCTTCAAGAAAAACTGG AACACCCACAAGGAGCTTCACAAGCTTGCCA GCCCCGAAACCTACAACCCTTTCCCTACCTTCAGCTACACCGGCCCTCTCCGCCCCGTCTACCCTCTTTCGCCAAAGCGCGTTGTCCCCAAGTCGATCCCCCATCCCGACTATGCCGAGAGCGGTATTCCCGGCGGCGGCCGTACAAGGTCCAACAAGATTGAGCAGCTAGACGAGAAGGGTCGCGAAGGCATGCGCAAGGTGTGCCGCCTCGCCCGTGAGGTTCTCGAcatcgccgctgccgccatcCGCCCCGGCATCACCACCGATGATCTCGACAAGATCGTACACGAGGCCTGCATTGAGCGCAACTCGTACCCCTCGCCATTGAACTACAACTTCTTCCCCAAGTCGGTCTGCACATCGCTCAACGAGGTCATCTGCCACGGCATCCCCGACAAGCGCGTCCTCCTCGACGGCGacatcctcaacctcgacgTCACCCTCTACCACGAGGGCTACCACGGCGATCTGAACGAGACATACTACGTCGGcgacaaggccaaggccgacGCCGACTCGGTGCGCGTCGTTGAGACGGCCCGCGAGTGCTTGGAGGAGGCCATCAAGCTGGTCAAGCCCGGCACCCTGTTCCGCGACTTTGGCAACGTGATCGAGGCGCACGCCAAGAGCCGCGGCTGCAGCGTTATCCGCACCTATGTCGGCCACGGTATCAACAAGACCTTCCACTGCCCGCCCAACATCCCCCACTACGCTAAGAACAGGGCCGTCGGCGAGTGCAAGCCTGGAATGACCTTCACTATCGAACCCATGATTGCGCTGGGCAAGTACCGCGATGTTACCTGGCCCGACAACTGGacctccaccaccattgATGGCAAGAGGACCGCTCAGTTTG AGCACACCCTCCTTGTCACCGAAACCGGTGTTGAGATTTTGACGGCGCGCACGGCTGACTCTCCTGGCGGCCCGGTACCCATGCCTACCGCCGCTGCTTGA
- a CDS encoding kynurenine 3-monooxygenase: protein MEERKQKVVVVGAGPVGSLAALYAANRGHDVEIYELRGDLRDPSTTPLNFTRSINLALSERGLNAMRHANQPRLIDYVKGVTIPMRGRMIHGKRPDGKLYEEAQDYDIHGRSILAIDRGDLNKRLLDMLEEMPNVTFFFNHKLTGADFKRNKAWFENKDESTSNPRDRAREIEVDFDFMIGADGAHSAVRYHLMKFSRMDYQQEYIDTLWCEFQIAPSSSSAKSKFRISPNHLHIWPGKEFMFIAIPSNDGSFTCTLFAPAAIYEQLEEAGRTGDTSSSIPEFFDMHFPGVTSLIAPADLIAQFQTNPHLPLISIKCKPYHFSSSVVIVGDAAHAMVPFYGQGMNAGLEDVRILFDILDKHDRMTNDDSSLEASQRELALAEYSAVRVADAHAINDLALQNYIEMRSSVLSPVYRWRKALEEWLSVYVPSLGWQTKYSRVSFGNERYSEVVKKSERQGQVLLRSLVGGVGLPMLAGGLFLWFRYKGALGRAAYGVFYNCMGMVCRTIHGRRR from the exons atggaggagagaaagcaaaaggtcgtcgttgtcggcgCTGGCCCGGTCGGGTCATTGGCTGCTCTTTATGCGGCCAACCGTGGTCACGATGTTGAGATTTATGAACTGCGCGGTG ACCTACGCGAcccctcaacaacaccactcaACTTTACCAGATCCATCAACTTGGCCCTCTCAGAACGCGGCCTCAATGCTATGCGCCATGCCAACCAGCCAAGACTCATCGATTATGTCAAAGGGGTGACCATCCCCATGAGAGGCCGCATGATCCACGGCAAGCGACCAGATGGAAAGCTGTATGAGGAGGCTCAAGACTACGACATCCATGGACGG AGCATTCTCGCCATCGACCGTGGCGACCTGAACAAGCGCCTCCTCGACATGCTCGAAGAGATGCCCAACgtcaccttcttcttcaaccacaAGCTCACCGGCGCCGATTTCAAGCGGAACAAGGCCTGGTTCGAAAACAAAGACGAGAGCACCTCCAACCCACGAGACCGAGCCCGCGAAATCGAGGTCGACTTCGACTTTATGATTGGTGCCGATGGCGCCCACTCCGCGGTCCGCTACCACCTGATGAAGTTCTCCCGCATGGACTACCAGCAAGAATACATCGACACACTCTGGTGCGAGTTCCAGATCGccccatcgtcatcatcagccaAGTCCAAGTTCAGGATATCCCCCAACCACCTACACATCTGGCCCGGCAAGGAATTCATGTTCATCGCCATCCCATCCAACGACGGCTCCTTCACCTGCACCCTCTTcgcccccgccgccatcTACGAGCAACTTGAGGAAGCCGGCAGAACCGGCGacacttcctcttccatccCAGAATTCTTCGACATGCACTTCCCCGGCGTCACCTCCCTGATCGCCCCCGCCGACCTCATCGCCCAATTCCAAACCAAcccccacctccccctcATCAGCATCAAATGCAAGCCCTACCACTTTTCCTCGtccgtcgtcatcgtcggcgACGCCGCCCACGCCATGGTCCCCTTTTACGGCCAGGGCATGAACGCCGGCCTGGAAGACGTGCGCATCCTGTTCGACATTCTCGACAAGCACGACCGCATGACCAACGACGACAGCAGTCTCGAGGCGTCGCAGCGGGAGCTGGCGCTGGCCGAGTACAGCGCCGTGCGCGTGGCGGATGCGCACGCCATCAACGATTTGGCGCTGCAGAACTACATTGAGATGCGGTCGTCGGTGCTGTCGCCCGTGTACAGGTGGCGCAAGGCGCTGGAGGAGTGGTTGAGTGTCTATGTGCCGAGTCTGGGGTGGCAGACCAAGTACTCGCGGGTGTCGTTTGGGAATGAGCGGTATTcggaggtggtgaagaagagtGAGCGCCAGGGACAGGTGTTGCTGCGCAgtttggttggtggtgttggtttgCCGATGTTGGCGGGTGGCTTGTTCCTGTGGTTCAGGTATAAGGGCGCGTTGGGCCGGGCGGCGTACGGGGTGTTTTATAATTGTATGGGGATGGTGTGCAGGACGATTCATGGGAGGAGGCGGTAG
- a CDS encoding alpha/beta hydrolase, translated as MAPTTTRKPPVPTVAETIKHPAFPTAIWNLEPDQSGLAPVAVGRGGPFNVSWEIHGEGPIKVLFIMGLGGLKSAWQRQTLYFGHQNRDKYSVLLIDNRGMGDSDKPLMRYSSSEMARDWIDILVHVGWLPAPPSSPSSSSSSITTSLSSHSGPPVPVPSERTLHVVGLSLGGMIAQELACLIPTAISSLNLCCTAAAIENTTTFAENIANRIRMLMPRPVDHSMADTARQLFPLSWLEQPDDCEVPDPSTTPKCGPPNPRSPKIPRPAGPEYLKFDSNAQRYVAQEMHKRLDPARFGLKGFLLQLIAAGWHHKSAEQLQKMADEVGRERILVMHGTEDGMISVPHGRKLIKIIEPEVGLIEEGMGHAPVVERTGWYHGVLVERIRRGEGLDGRV; from the exons AT GgccccaacaacaacgcgCAAGCCTCCAGTGCCCACCGTAGCCGAGACCATCAAGCACCCAGCCTTTCCCACGGCGATATGGAACCTTGAGCCCGATCAAAGTGGCCTCGCTCCGGTCGCTGTTGGCCGCGGCGGGCCTTTCAACGTGAGCTGGGAAATTCACGGTGAAGGGCCCATCAAGGTTTTG TTCATCATGGGTCTCGGAGGTCTTAAATCTGCCTGGCAGCGTCAAACCCTCTACTTCGGCCACCAAAATCGCGACAAGTACTCCGTTCTCCTTATCGACAACCGCGGCATGGGCGACTCCGACAAGCCTCTCATGCGctacagcagcagcgagaTGGCCCGGGACTGGATCGACATTCTCGTTCACGTCGGATGGCTTCCCGCTCCGccttcctccccatcctcatcctcctcttctatcaccacctccctctcATCACACTCCGGGCCacccgtccccgtccccaGCGAACGCACCCTCCACGTAGTTGGCCTCTCCCTCGGCGGCATGATCGCCCAAGAACTCGCCTGCCTCATCCCCaccgccatctcctccctcaaCCTCTGCTGCACAGCCGCCGCCATCgaaaacaccaccacctttgCCGAAAACATCGCCAACCGCATCCGCATGCTCATGCCCCGGCCCGTCGACCACTCCATGGCCGACACGGCTCGGCAGCTTTTTCCGCTCTCGTGGCTCGAACAGCCAGACGACTGCGAAGTGCCCGACCCATCAACCACTCCCAAATGCGGTCCACCCAACCCGCGTTCGCCCAAGATTCCCCGCCCGGCTGGGCCGGAGTATCTCAAGTTCGATAGCAACGCGCAGAGGTACGTGGCGCAGGAGATGCACAAGCGTCTGGACCCAGCCCGCTTTGGGCTCAAGGGGTTTTTGTTGCAGTTGATTGCGGCGGGGTGGCATCACAAGTCGGCCGAGCAGTTACAGAAAATGGCGGATGAggtggggagggagaggattCTGGTGATGCATGGGACGGAGGATGGTATGATTAGCGTGCCGCATGGGAGGAAGTTGATCAAAATTATTGAGCCGGAGGTGGGATTGATcgaggaggggatggggCATGCGCCGGTAGTGGAGAGGACGGGGTGGTATCATGGGGTATTGGTGGAGAGGATTCGGAGGGGGGAGGGTTTGGACGGGAGGGTTTAG
- a CDS encoding glycylpeptide N-tetradecanoyltransferase, with amino-acid sequence MPPTEESKPVDPAQEKQAAEALASLKEAQQPAADESGSEDEGADGTAQEAGSGSTKKKNKKKSKKKNKDKSASTESSAEVGLTEALAQADPKSALSGLTPKQIQEFIDLNPALANELLAASGSSGTTDVMEAFKKLKIQDIITGLASSGKNRKDMASYKFWATQPVPQFDEKPAIFEEGPLKIQKVEDIPDEPIPLNLAPFRWVTMDLTDEKQMQEVEKLLYGHFVEDDEAMFRFKYSTSILKWSLMSPGWRKEWHVGIRSGDTLCAFIAAVPTEIRVRDKVIQGSEVNFLCIHKKLRGKRLAPVLIKEITRRINREGIWQAIYTGGIVLPRPVSTCRYYHRALNWQKLYEVGFSPCPSNSKPAFQVRKYALPEQTSTKGLRELQVKDLDAVHSLLERYLKRFDLTPVFNREETEHWLLHKKDSYAEQVIYSYVVEDASGKITDFFSFYLLESTVIRHPKHNSIRAAYMFYYATETAFTEPFDKGALTKRLNDLMADALILAKRHNFDVFNALSLMDNALFLEKQKFGPGDGQLHYYLFNYKANPIHGGVDKKNRLDEDNLSGVGFVMV; translated from the exons ATGCCGCCGACCGAAGAGTCCAAGCCTGTTGACCCGGCCCAGGAGAAGCAGGCCGCCGAGGCTCTTGCTTCCCTCAAGGAAGCTCAGCAGCCCGCCGCCGACGAGTCCGGCTCCGAAGATGAGGGCGCCGACGGCACCGCCCAGGAGGCTGGATCCGGCTccacaaagaagaagaacaagaagaagagcaagaagaagaacaaggacaAGTCCGCCTCTACCGAATCCTCTGCCGAGGTGGGCTTGACGGAGGCGCTGGCGCAGGCAGACCCCAAGTCAGCACTCAGCGGCTTGACCCCCAAGCAGATTCAAGAGTTCATCGACCTGAACCCCGCCCTTGCCAACGAGCTGCTGGCGGCGTCTGGGAGCTCGGGAACAACCGACGTGATGGAGGCCTTCAAGAAACTCAAGATCCAGGATATCATCACCGGTCTGGCGAGCAGTGGAAAGAACCGTAAGGACATGGCGTCATACAAGTTCTGGGCCACCCAGCCTGTGCCCCAGTTCGACGAGAAACCAGCCATCTTCGAGGAAGGACCCCTCAAGATCCAAAAAGTCGAAGACATTCCCGATGAGCCGATCCCACTGAACCTGGCGCCTTTCCGATGGGTCACCATGGACCTCACAGACGAGAAGCAGATGCAGGAGGTCGAGAAGCTCTTGTACGGTCACTTtgtggaggacgacgaggccATGTTCCGTTTCAAGTACTCGACCTCTATTCTCAAGTG GTCGCTCATGTCTCCTGGCTGGAGAAAGGAATGGCACGTCGGTATCCGTAGCGGTGACACTCTTTGCGCTTTCATCGCTGCCGTTCCTACCGAGATCCGCGTTCGCGACAAGGTTATCCAAGGCTCCGAGGTCAACTTCCTCTGCATCCACAAGAAGCTTAGAGGCAAGCGCTTGGCTCCCGTCCTCATCAAGGAAATCACTCGTCGCATCAACCGTGAGGGTATCTGGCAAGCCATCTACACCGGCGGTATCGTCTTGCCCAGGCCCGTCAGCACTTGCCGCTACTACCACCGTGCGCTCAACTGGCAGAAGCTGTACGAGGTTGGTTTCAGCCCGTGCCCTTCAAACAGCAAGCCGGCCTTCCAAGTCCGCAAGTACGCCCTTCCGGAACAGACGTCGACCAAGGGACTTCGCGAACTTCAGGTCAAGGATCTCGACGCGGTACACAGCCTGCTTGAGCGCTACCTGAAGCGTTTCGACCTCACCCCAGTATTCAACCGGGAGGAGACGGAACACTGGCTCCTTCACAAGAAGGATTCTTATGCCGAGCAGGTCATCTACTCGTATGTTGTTGAG GATGCCTCGGGCAAAATCAccgacttcttctccttctaccTTCTCGAGTCGACAGTCATCAGGCACCCGAAGCACAATTCGATCCGCGCTGCTTACATGTTCTACTATGCCACCGAGACTGCTTTCACCGAGCCCTTCGACAAGGGGGCTCTTACGAAGCGCCTGAACGATCTGATGGCGGATGCCCTGATCCTCGCCAAGCGCCACAACTTTGATGTCTTCAACGCTCTTTCTCTCATGGACAATGCGCTCTTTCTGGAGAAGCAGAAGTTCGGACCGGGTGACGGCCAGCTTCACTACTACCTGTTCAACTACAAGGCGAACCCCATCCACGGTGGTGTTGACAAGAAGAACAGGCTGGACGAGGATAACTTGAGCGGTGTCGGGTTTGTCATGGTCTAA
- a CDS encoding abhydrolase domain containing 12 codes for MTSSAAYLVPALAVGVPVGIYALFLGLVSIPYIQRFAVYSHKINTLWWPPHNPNRPERWGFAKNQVTPFPLHTLDSQTLYAWHILPLGLYARHESALAAQDRSSNGGGYVPDITTTVNFRLLRDDPEARLVLYFHGNAGHITQSIRPRSFHALTSVSSKIHVLAIDYRGFGLSTGSPTEQGLILDARAAVDWATQVARIPPERIVLLGHSLGTAVAAAAAAEYCCSSEAGFEAGCCSSDDGTGTEPNRDDNHETRARREEEEEPMDFAGIILVAAFSSLPTMLSGYAIAGWIPVLRPLSFWPWLLDKVISRIVDKWPSAERLTRLTKSAKTAGRRLDLTLLHARDDWDIPCHEDDKLFRGAVRGLVEADLGVEDQHGTGEQEVEHGDERERIRMEEEREVENCVENLLEKEKGKRTVERWMGDVRKESERAFVTTWEDEGVCIRQELWPYGGHNNLMYYAPVPMAVMRAFGLVD; via the exons ATGACGTCTTCGGCGGCCTACCTCGTTCCGGCCCTCGCCGTCGGTGTCCCCGTCGGGATATACGCTCTTTTTCTCGGTCTTGTTTCGATTCCGTATATTCAACGATT TGCCGTATATTCACACAAAATCAACACCCTCTGGTGGCCACCACATAACCCCAACCGTCCCGAACGATGGGGATTTGCAA aaaaccaagtaacccccttcccccttcaCACCCTCGACTCCCAAACCCTTTACGCCTGGCACATCCTCCCCCTGGGCCTCTACGCCCGGCATGAATCCGCCCTAGCCGCCCAAGACCGCTCTTCCAACGGCGGCGGGTATGTGCcagacatcaccaccaccgtcaacTTCAGACTCCTGCGCGACGACCCCGAAGCGAGGCTGGTGCTCTACTTCCACGGCAACGCAGGCCACATCACGCAATCCATCCGCCCGCGCTCCTTCCACGCTCTCACCTCGGTCTCATCCAAGATCCATGTCCTGGCCATCGACTACCGCGGTTTCGGCCTCAGCACGGGCTCGCCGACGGAGCAAGGCCTGATTCTGGATGCCAGAGCGGCAGTCGACTGGGCTACCCAGGTTGCGCGTATCCCGCCGGAGAGGATCGTGTTGTTGGGTCATAGTCTAGGGACGGcggtggctgctgctgctgctgcggagTATTGTTGCTCTTCCGAGGCGGGATTTGAGGCTGGCTGTTGCTCTTCGGATGATGGAACTGGAACTGAACCTAACAGAGACGACAATCACGAGACTCGGGcaaggagagaagaagaagaagaaccgaTGGACTTCGCCGGAATCATCCTCGTagccgccttctcctccctccccaccaTGCTCTCCGGCTACGCCATCGCCGGCTGGATCCCCGTCCTTCGCCCGCTTTCCTTCTGGCCTTGGCTACTCGACAAAGTCATTTCACGCATCGTGGACAAGTGGCCCAGCGCCGAGCGGCTTACCCGCCTGACAAAGTCTGCTAAGACGGCCGGCCGGAGGCTGGATCTGACGCTTCTTCACGCCAGAGACGACTGGGATATTCCATGCCACGAAGATGATAAGCTTTTCAGGGGCGCGGTGAGGGGATTGGTGGAGGCGGATCTGGGGGTTGAAGATCAGCATGGGACGGGTGAGCAGGAGGTTGAGCACGGTGATGAGCGTGAGAGGATtaggatggaggaggagagggaggtggaaAACTGTGTGGAGAACTtgttggagaaggaaaaggggaagaggacggTGGAGAGGTGGATGGGAGATGTGAGGAAGGAGAGTGAGAGGGCGTTTGTGACAACGTGGGAAGATGAGGGGGTGTGCATTAGGCAGGAGCTGTGGCCTTATGGTG GACATAATAATCTCATGTACTACGCACCGGTGCCAATGGCTGTTATGAGGGCATTTGGGCTTGTTGACTAG